A stretch of DNA from Mus musculus strain C57BL/6J chromosome 6, GRCm38.p6 C57BL/6J:
CAGGCCAAGCAGAAtataacatgttttttttttctcagaaaaactatttttattaggtatttatttcatttacatttccaatgttatcccaaaagtcccccacacactccctcacccaccccccaccgtcccactcccacttcttggccctggcattcccctgtactgaggcatataaagtttgcacgatcaatgggcctctctttccactgatggccgattaggccatcttctgatatatatgcagctagagacacgagctccaggggtactggttagttgatattgttgttccaccaatagggttgcagatccctttagctccttgggtattttctctatctcctccattgggggccctgtgatacatccaatagctgactgtgagcatccacttctgtgtttgctaggccccagcatagtctcacaagcgacagctatatctgggtcctttcagcaaaatcttgctagtgtaggcaatggtgtcatgtttaaaaggaggaaagaaatgtAGCTTAGTGGACGAGTACTTGCTTAAAGTCAGGTCCCAAATTCAGGGGAAAGAAAAACCATACCGGgccagatttttattttatttgtatggatgtttgctgcatgcatgtctgtgcacatgtgtatgtttggTGCTCATGGAGACCAAGAAGGAGAGGTGGATCCGCTGGAATTGCAATAATGGATGTttgtgaactgctatgtgggtgctgggaactgactccAGATTCTCTataagagcaaccagtgctctaaactgttgcgccatcttttcagccctggAAAAATGGGTTGATATTGATAGCAAGACCTGTTTTTTACATTTCATTATGAATATTGGAGTATAACATATTGATTCAGCATGCCATAAGCAGGTGTTTTTATCTGCatcttgtgtgtttatttttggctgttttccttgttcatcatttttatttcttttcagccAAAACACCTCTCTGCTTGTCAAACAGATTTCTACCTGCTTCTTCCACCTTAGTGTGTTGGAGGGGATCTGCACAAACCCTTCCTGTTTCTATGACCTTCCAATTCTAATATTCCTCTTGTGGTCAAAACAAAGTGTGACAATTCTGAATCAATAGCCAGGAATTCAACTCAAACCTTATTTTCAGTTGATGGATACTTTGACCACAAGAGGAAAGCTGAGTTGAAAAGTCAGAGAAACATAAAGTTTCATCCTCCTAATAGTGCATTGCTcatagtgtgtgtggtgtggggaaCAAAGCTCATCTGCCCTATCATGACTTGCCTTCTTTCTTCAAGGTCTAATCATGCCACTGTATATTAGAATCTGTCTGTCTGGTCCATCAACTCCATTTCCATCATTGATTTGCTAGtgccttgtgggtttttttttttttttttgttccttttagGCTGAATCAATTCTTTTATTAGTTCGTTGGCAGGATGtttttttccacattttaatAAGGAGCTTTGGCTCTGAAAGAAGGATTTATTATACTTGTTAATTTAACCTGaagagaaaccagaaaaaaaaagcaaactagaataaaataattttcaattttcAAGGATATTAACAGATGAAATTTGGTAGCAAAGATGCCCTGAAATAAAATAACCACACTGCTCTTCAATCCTTGCCATTAATGTGATTTGTCATGATACCAAATTAAATTTATTAAGATAGTATTTTAGGCAAGTAATTTCCTTAAAGTTAAAGGAAAAACTCTATTCAAGGGCATAAATACTGGAGTGCTTCTTATTTTGTGCTGTACAGTAGTGAGACCTCGAAATGAGCAAAAAACATTGTAGGCTATTGTCTTTTTTGATTTCATAATTGTTACACAGACAGAAATCCTATGTTTGTGAGACAACTGCACACATTCTTGCCCTCTTGTGTTTTACCAACATGCAAATCCTGATGTGCTCAACACCACTAATAAACGCTCTGCACCAATGCAACAGTAATGTGGTTATTACATGTCTAGAGCACAGCCAGACCGGTGGGAAACACTCCCTCCTCCTGAAAAACGCCTTCCCCTAAGTATTCTTGTCAGAAGCTAGAATCAGTAACTAAGCAAAGTACGGCCTGCTGAGTATTatgaagacaaaaaagaaaaaacaacaaaagcaggaGCACCATGGGAGGTTTGGCTTGGTTATGTTAGTTTCAAACAAGGCTGTTGGGAAAGGTCACACGACAGTGAGCCGACACACTGGTTCTGGCAAGTGATGCCTCCTACCAGCCCCCGGAAGTGCTCCAAACAAGGTTTCCGGTTGGAAGTGAAGGAGTTCAAAGATGGAGGCCAGTGTGAGTGGAACTGACTTACTAGGGAGTGAATAAATAGAACATTTAAATTCTAGAGGTAGAGAGACTTTGAGTTGTTCAATAACAGAGTGCTACTGAGGATTTGTTAAGCAGAGGAACGATGTTATCTAATTACAGCCTGGGTAGATCATAACTGAAGTTCAACATGGCCAGAGGCAAGAACACAGATACGGTAGCTATCCAGTAGAAAGAGATAATTATGGTACAGGGTGTGATGGAAATAATGTTTGATTCCTGCATGATTTTGGTGGTGGAGCTattaggatttgctgaaggattaAAATTTAATTGGAACGAAAGAATAAGGACAAGAAGCTATCAGCTTTTGaaatagttactttttttttccccacctctACACAAGTTTGGACTTGTGAACATCTAGATTTCTTGTTTTTGTAAGACCCCCGATGCTGGGCCTCTGCAAGTCCCCAGGtgagctggccaacaccccaacGTCCTGAGAGAAAACcatacctgatgcaaactgcaagaggttttattatcagctagctgaggatgaagtccctttgctggtgcagggcaggggagttcgacccggTGACAGTAGGgagcttttaacagctagctgaggagttaggaggagttgggaggagacttgggaggagttgggaggagagttgggaggacttgggaagagttcttctcttccgggtgtccttggtgaaatttacaaggcaggagtggggagtgagttctttctgaatttttatctctgtgtccttggcacaggaaggcaggcatctctggttgtacagtatagaaacaaaaaggctttttgctggctatagagaacaaagagcttctttctagctgtattttttaaagatcagggaaaacaagcttgggaaacatccaggggctttatcttccagggagaaacgctctaagtcagggtctcacaTTTTCATCTCACATTGTTTAATAAAAATTCTCAGAATCttggtcttggaaaaaaaatacacataaaataactccCAAGATTCTTTCATAGTGCACTTGACCTAGACCAACAAAGTCTGCCCTTCAGGGCTCACTTGTGATAACTACCTGGAAGAAGCTATGCCTACTGCATAAACTCCAAGTACAGCACTGCAAAGGACGAGGGCTGTTGCGAGGGACCGGCGAATGCCACACTATTTCAGAAGCCATAACACTTTGGATTAACCACGCAAGGCTTTCTGGAGAAGACTTCAGTTCGATGAAGTctttctcaaatatttaataagaagAAACTAGCAAATGGAGAAGATGAGTTAACTCTGAAGGTAACAAGTCGCTCACACAAGACTTTTTGTCTTACACAGCAGCACCTCTCTAGGAAACTCAAGAAATTACAACTACTCCTCAACAGCCGCGCCTTTGGCAGAGCGTTTCTGTCCGCCCGCCCCAAATCCGGGTTTCCGGAAGGACAAGATTCTATGACGGACCAAACCGGATGAAGGTCGCGCGCTCTCTTCCGCCCGCTTTGGGGTTCACCCATAGGCGACTTCCTAGCGGGGGCGGAGCTACGCCCACCTTCTGCGCAGGCGCGGCGCGATGCCGGGGAAGCATGTCTCGAGAGTCCGGGCTTTATATAGGCGAATCTTGCTGCTACATCGGGCTCTGCCCCCGGACCTCAAAGCCCTGGGTGACCAGTACGTGAAGGACGAATTTAGGAGACATAAGACTGTTGGTCCTGGCGAGGCCCAGCGATTCTTGAAGGAATGGGAGGCAAGTGacgccccctccccgccccctcgTCCCGGACCTTGGGTTTTCAGTTCAGACCCCACCTTCCTAGCTGCTTCCCAGGGTCCGTGCACGGCCAAACAGGGCGTCTGGAATAGACAGACTAAAGTGGTCAAACAGCACTTCTTTCAAGCTCCGTCGCGAATCCCCCAGCTTCCCGCACAGGCTCTGTGCTTGAGCAGTTTCCCCCGCATTCAGAAGAACTTTCTGAGAGTGCTGAGGGTGCCAGGTGCTGGAGAGAGAAGGGTGGCGTGTCTCAGACGTTACTGCACTCCTGACTGTTTAGTGCTCCAAAAGTTCGTCGGCGTTTGTCCTTTGCGTTGCCTTTAGGCTGTTTAGGTGACAGCCGTGTAATTAACATGATGTCATTACTTAGCTGCCAGAATTAGATCATTTCGATCATTTGTTAATTTGTAATTGTAGGGCCTTAGTAAGCTTTCCACTTGACAGATAAATTATATAACCTAGAAAAGACCTAAGGATTGCAATTTGTTAAAGGGGTAATGCTGGCGGGGGCACGCGTTTGGATTCAGTGTttgacttttctcttttctttcttattatttattttaggtacatatttatttatttgtgtgtatacgggtgtgtgtgtgtgtgtgtgtgtgtgctggaggtCAGAGGCTAACCCAAGGGaatggtctctccttccaccacatggctCCTGGGGATCAAACCGCGGGCTGCACAGCTTGGCAGCAGACACCTTTCTCAGTGAGCCATCTCCACGACcctaataccttttttttttttttttttctcttaagaatGAAGGGGGAGAAAGAGTATTGCATGATGCTGAAGAGTCTTGCAGGATCTCCTCCCATCTTGAAAATATCAGGAGGTGAAAGGAGTTGGGCATTTCTAGAGTGCATCTAGGTATTTTAAAGAAACTGCTCTGGTAAAGTAAAAAAGATTTTTCATGCTGATAGTGGCTGAAGTGATATTTACCTTTAAAACAACATAAAGATTAGGCTAGGGAAAagcattttcattgaattctataatTCTTGATTGTAGAATTATTGAAGAGAGAACTTTATAATAATGAAATGTATAACTTTCTTAAAAGTCTTGGTTTATTAGATATAATTTGGTTGCCAGGAGCTGGGGaggtttaatatttttaaatgcaaaacaCTTTCTTTAAATATGTAGTTGGTATTGAAATCAGAAAACTAGATTTAAATTCAGACCTCAGCATTTACTAAACATTACATCAGTTAATTTTTCTAGTCTTTCGGTCTGTAAAATAACGGTATTTACAACAGGCATCTCAATGTTAGtgtatttattactttattttattcagtttgtTTGAGtcagtgttttcctgtgttcttggctgtcctggaactcaatctgtggaccaggctggcctgcaactcagagatctgcaatGGATAATGCTAGTATATTTAAAAAGTACTATTTATATTGTTAATCATATCAAAGCTATAATAAGTGTTTGTAAAGTCATGTCTATtaagtaagtttgaagccagacaGGAAGACTTTATCTGTGCTGAGAAGAAAGACTTCTAGTTTGAAAGTCCTAAAGTCTAAGGACTAGAAAGTTTAAGGAAAATGTAGGAAAGGATAGAACTTAGAATAAGTTTATAAAAAGCTGAAGGAAAGGATACGAGAAAACTGGGAAATGTGTTGATGATCACAGGAGGCTTAGTGACAGCAatatcacttttttaaaaaatattttaaaatagctttaGACTTACAGTAGAGTTGCAAAGACAATTTAGAGTTCACATACATTCAATACTCTGCTTCCCCCTTTGTTAATATATAACCAGAACATTTATCAAAATGTAGAAAGTTACCATTGCTCGGGAACTTTTCATTACAGGACTTACTTCACACCATGCTGCTGCTTTCAAGACTATCCCGTCTCGGTTTCAGGATCAGAGCTGGATCCCACTCTGcacttggctttttttgtttatttgtttgtttgtttttcgagacagggtttctccgtatagccctggctgtcctggaactcactttatagaccagactgggctcgaactcagaaatccgcctgcctctgcttcccgagtgctgggatcattcTTTTTTGCCCTCTTTGATGTCCTGGAGCTCAGTGACAGTTGTTCAGTCTTTCCTTGACGCTTTTTTGAGAAGTGCTCTTCTGTCACTTAGGACAGTGCATCGGTTTGGGTTTATTTGATCTTTACTGATGATTGGATTGATTACATTCTTGAAAGAATCTCATGAGGTGAAGTGTTGTCAACACATTATCAAGTCATAAGTGTGATGATAATTTGGTTAAGGTGATACCTGCTGGATGTCTTTAGTGTTAAGTCAAAGCTGTGTTTTAGGGAAAGGTTAT
This window harbors:
- the Sdhaf3 gene encoding succinate dehydrogenase assembly factor 3, mitochondrial isoform X1 encodes the protein MPGKHVSRVRALYRRILLLHRALPPDLKALGDQYVKDEFRRHKTVGPGEAQRFLKEWENEGGERVLHDAEESCRISSHLENIRRRTQQCCGNKLRTADKAQLEKRVLAPLSQKKNSMTFVMSKLDSCKS